A genome region from Bdellovibrionales bacterium includes the following:
- a CDS encoding lipocalin family protein translates to MARSQWTLVSTLMAFITGCSSTPPVQTVPKVDIPKFMGPWYVLGGRFTSFEVDAHNGIESYELDPDEDHIKISFTYNKGSFDGEKKSIPQRGWVQNKQTKSTWTVQPWWPLQFDYLIVALADDYSWTAIGVPSQKYLWIMARDWKNPEEKIKAAQQQLREVGYDPTIKTTVPHRR, encoded by the coding sequence ATGGCCCGCTCTCAATGGACTCTGGTTTCTACCCTCATGGCATTTATCACAGGGTGTTCGTCCACCCCTCCGGTGCAAACAGTCCCCAAGGTCGATATCCCTAAATTTATGGGACCCTGGTATGTCTTAGGAGGACGCTTTACGTCTTTCGAAGTGGATGCCCATAATGGGATCGAAAGCTACGAGCTCGACCCGGATGAAGATCATATTAAAATTAGTTTTACCTACAACAAAGGTTCGTTCGACGGGGAAAAGAAATCCATTCCTCAGCGGGGCTGGGTGCAAAATAAGCAAACGAAATCGACGTGGACGGTTCAGCCGTGGTGGCCTCTTCAATTTGACTACCTAATTGTGGCTTTGGCCGATGACTATTCGTGGACCGCGATCGGTGTACCTAGCCAAAAATATTTATGGATTATGGCTCGAGATTGGAAAAATCCCGAAGAGAAAATCAAAGCCGCTCAACAGCAGCTTCGAGAAGTTGGGTACGATCCCACAATTAAGACGACCGTACCTCATAGACGCTAA
- the katG gene encoding catalase/peroxidase HPI, producing MQKLVNIGLLVFFGFHSLTFAATVTQNTKSLDRSNISNQFWWPERLDLAPLRQHSMESNPLTAKFNYAEEFKKLDLAAVKKEIAQLMTTPQDWWPPDYGHYGPFFIRMAWHSAGTYRVMDGRGGAGGGQQRFEPLNSWPDNANLDKARRLLWPIKKKYGNSLSWADLMVLTGNVALESMGFKSFGFAGGRTDDWEADLVYWGPEKKFLDDKRYSQGRKLQKPLAAVQMGLIYVNPEGPNGKPDPLAAAKDIRETFGRMAMNDEETVALIAGGHTFGKAHGKGSAKKCLEAAPAGAGLEEQGFGWKNKCGTGKGIDAHTSGLEGAWSVKPTEWTMQYLDNLYAFEWVQTKSPAGAIQWIPKDGKAANLVPDAHDKNKRHAPIMFTTDIALKMDPEYQKITKRFKDNPKEFELAFAKAWFKLTHRDMGPRTRYLGKEVPQETLIWQDPIPAQEGRVISDSDVSSLKSKILKSGLTVSELVRVAWAAAGSFRGTDLRGGANGGRLRLEPQKNWAVNDPAEVAKVLGKLEEIQKGFNGSSKKVSMADLIVLGGVAAIEQAAKAAGQSVKVPFTPGRMDASQEQTDVSSFAYLEPKADAFRNYYSSQSPMSPAEMLVDRANLLTLTVPEMTVLIGGMRALGANTQKTKHGVLTDKPETLDNSFFVNLLDMSTQWRKSSKPDLYEGVDRKTGAVKWTATPVDLIFGSHSELRAVAEIYAAEDGKAKFVNDFVNAWNKVMMLDRFDVKR from the coding sequence ATGCAAAAATTAGTCAACATAGGCTTACTTGTTTTTTTTGGATTTCACAGCTTAACTTTCGCTGCGACAGTCACACAAAACACGAAAAGTCTTGATCGTTCAAATATTTCAAACCAGTTTTGGTGGCCCGAGCGTTTAGATCTAGCGCCACTTCGTCAGCACTCGATGGAGTCCAATCCGCTGACGGCAAAGTTTAATTATGCCGAAGAATTTAAAAAATTGGATCTCGCGGCTGTTAAAAAAGAAATCGCACAATTAATGACGACACCTCAAGATTGGTGGCCACCGGATTACGGTCACTATGGTCCTTTCTTTATCCGTATGGCTTGGCACAGTGCTGGGACCTATCGTGTAATGGATGGCCGCGGTGGCGCCGGCGGTGGACAACAGCGTTTTGAGCCTCTCAATAGCTGGCCCGACAATGCCAACTTAGATAAAGCTCGTCGTCTTTTATGGCCCATCAAAAAGAAATACGGAAACAGTCTGTCTTGGGCGGACCTTATGGTTCTTACAGGAAACGTCGCTCTCGAATCCATGGGATTTAAATCGTTCGGTTTTGCCGGTGGACGAACTGACGATTGGGAAGCCGATCTCGTTTACTGGGGTCCTGAGAAGAAATTTTTAGACGACAAACGTTACTCTCAAGGTCGCAAATTGCAGAAACCATTAGCCGCGGTCCAGATGGGTTTAATTTATGTGAATCCAGAAGGACCTAACGGGAAGCCCGATCCATTGGCTGCGGCTAAAGACATTCGCGAAACTTTTGGTCGTATGGCGATGAACGACGAAGAAACCGTGGCTCTTATTGCCGGTGGACACACCTTCGGGAAAGCCCACGGTAAAGGGAGCGCTAAAAAATGTTTAGAAGCCGCACCCGCTGGCGCAGGCCTTGAAGAGCAAGGATTTGGTTGGAAGAACAAATGCGGTACCGGAAAAGGGATCGATGCTCATACCAGCGGTCTCGAGGGAGCTTGGTCTGTAAAGCCGACCGAATGGACGATGCAATATCTTGATAACCTCTATGCCTTCGAATGGGTTCAAACAAAAAGTCCTGCAGGAGCTATTCAGTGGATTCCCAAGGATGGCAAAGCGGCGAATCTGGTTCCTGATGCTCATGATAAAAACAAACGTCATGCGCCGATCATGTTCACTACAGATATCGCGCTGAAGATGGATCCAGAGTATCAGAAGATCACGAAGAGATTTAAAGACAATCCTAAGGAATTCGAATTGGCTTTCGCCAAAGCATGGTTCAAGCTCACTCACCGTGATATGGGACCGCGCACTCGTTACCTCGGCAAAGAAGTTCCTCAAGAGACTCTTATCTGGCAAGATCCGATCCCGGCTCAAGAGGGTCGAGTGATCAGTGATAGCGACGTATCTTCCCTTAAGAGTAAAATTCTTAAAAGTGGTTTGACTGTTTCCGAATTAGTTCGCGTCGCTTGGGCGGCAGCGGGATCTTTCCGTGGAACTGATCTTCGAGGTGGTGCTAACGGTGGCCGACTTCGCTTAGAGCCTCAGAAAAACTGGGCCGTGAATGACCCAGCGGAAGTGGCAAAAGTTTTGGGCAAACTCGAAGAGATTCAAAAGGGATTTAATGGATCTTCTAAAAAAGTGTCCATGGCTGATTTGATCGTATTAGGTGGAGTTGCTGCCATTGAGCAAGCGGCAAAAGCCGCGGGACAATCGGTGAAAGTTCCATTTACTCCGGGACGTATGGACGCCAGCCAAGAGCAGACAGATGTGTCTTCCTTTGCGTATCTTGAGCCTAAGGCCGATGCTTTCCGTAACTATTACAGTTCCCAGAGCCCAATGTCTCCGGCAGAAATGCTCGTAGATCGCGCGAACCTTCTCACTTTGACCGTGCCTGAGATGACAGTTTTGATCGGTGGAATGAGAGCGTTAGGAGCCAACACGCAAAAAACTAAACACGGAGTCCTCACGGATAAACCAGAGACTTTGGACAATAGCTTTTTTGTAAATCTATTGGATATGTCGACTCAGTGGAGAAAATCTTCGAAGCCGGATCTCTACGAAGGCGTCGATAGAAAAACGGGTGCCGTAAAGTGGACTGCTACTCCGGTCGATCTTATCTTTGGATCTCATTCAGAGCTCCGTGCCGTGGCCGAGATTTATGCAGCTGAAGATGGCAAAGCGAAATTTGTTAACGATTTCGTCAACGCCTGGAACAAAGTGATGATGTTAGATCGCTTTGACGTCAAACGATAG